The genomic region GGATAAGCTAATTCCACTCCGGTAATTTGTGCCATATCCTGTGTTAAAGCTACCAAATCTTCTTTTGACAGCTTGTTGATAGAATCCTTGCCCAGGCATCTCAAAGCTATATCCATTTCTTCAGACAATGCTTTTAAAAAGTTTCCTGCGCAGTCAGCCCCCTCTTTTACATCGAATAAATCTGTGTGCTTACCGTCATACAGATATAAATCAGTAGGGCTGGAACCAGGAGGCAGACGGTTAAACTGTGTATAGGCAGCGGCAATATCTACAGGGTAACCTATATAAAAAGCATCAGCTCCAAGGGCAATAGCTTTTAGCATATCTGCTGCATCCCTGAACCCGCCGGTCATTATTAGAGATACACTGTCCCGGGCACCTTTTCTTTCAAGATGTTCAACTGCTCTTACAAGAGCATATAAAGTGGGAATGCCAAAATTATTAATGGTAATTTCAGGACTTCCAGAGGTTTCTCCCTGGGCTCCATCCAAAACAATAGCATCTACTCCTGCATAGAGCAGTTTATCCAGGTCTTCTTCAATATTTCCTGCTGCTATTTTAACTGCGATAGGTATACCATCTGCTAATTCACGTAATTCATTTACTTTATTCTTTAGATCTTCTTCATTGTTTATATCAGGAAAACGGGCAGGCATAACCGCATCCTGGCCTTTTTCAAGTTTTAAATGTTTTCTGAGCTCATCTCCTATGACTTCACTATTAATTCTAAATCCATCCCCTGCGCTGGCGCCCTGACTTATTCTTATTTCAATCATATCCGCCTGCTGCAATTGTTCAGGTTCATTTCCCCAACCGGCACGGTTATATTGAACTACATAAAGCTTCGCAATATCTCTTTCTTCCTGCAAAAAGCCACTTTCTCCCGAATTAGTGGCTGTACCTACAACTGTAGATGCTTTTGCCAAGGCTAACTTAACTTTCATGCTAACCGATGCTCCATAGGCCATGGCAGCTATCATAAATGGTACAGGAAGTTCCATTGGTTTTTTTGCTTTCTTACCAATAATTACTTTTTTATCAAGAGGGGTACCATCGGGGAGTGGGAACATTCTGGGTATGAACATCAAATCCTGAAAGTCCTTGAAATTTAAAGTAGAACCAAGGGGTTCACTTAGAGGTTTGCCATTTTTTGCTTTTTCGGCAATTCCCATAAATTTAATAAAGGAATAATTATCAACAGCAGTTGGCGCTTTAACCATTTTCATGTCAGCCAGTTTTTCAAGCATTTGATCTGCCACGCGGCTATAAAGATATCGCATTAAAGACATAAACTCATCCTCTCGCATAATACTGTATGTATTTCAAAAATATTATTTCTTAAAGCTGGTGCAAATATGCAATGCTTCCTCATAGTCTTACGATATTTCCCGGTTATGTTTGTTTTCAAAATTACTAATATTACAGCATAATTACATATCGGTTACATATCCGATACAATCAAAAATTACCCCAAAAACTCCTCCAGGGGCATCGAAATAATATTATAAAACAGACATAAGGAGGAGATTTATTCATGAAAAAAACTGTTAGAAGACTAATATCAATTCTTATTTGCCTGACATTGATATTATGTTCTTCAATCCCGGCATTTGCAGCAAATGATAATAAAAGCAAAGCAAATGAAAAGGTGAATGTCAAAATTGATGTAAAAGTAAACAACAAAAGTTTTAAAGATGTTAAGGAAGACCACTGGGCCTATAAG from Clostridiaceae bacterium harbors:
- a CDS encoding FMN-binding glutamate synthase family protein gives rise to the protein MSLMRYLYSRVADQMLEKLADMKMVKAPTAVDNYSFIKFMGIAEKAKNGKPLSEPLGSTLNFKDFQDLMFIPRMFPLPDGTPLDKKVIIGKKAKKPMELPVPFMIAAMAYGASVSMKVKLALAKASTVVGTATNSGESGFLQEERDIAKLYVVQYNRAGWGNEPEQLQQADMIEIRISQGASAGDGFRINSEVIGDELRKHLKLEKGQDAVMPARFPDINNEEDLKNKVNELRELADGIPIAVKIAAGNIEEDLDKLLYAGVDAIVLDGAQGETSGSPEITINNFGIPTLYALVRAVEHLERKGARDSVSLIMTGGFRDAADMLKAIALGADAFYIGYPVDIAAAYTQFNRLPPGSSPTDLYLYDGKHTDLFDVKEGADCAGNFLKALSEEMDIALRCLGKDSINKLSKEDLVALTQDMAQITGVELAYPIHKIKT